One genomic region from Streptomyces sp. NBC_01304 encodes:
- the aceE gene encoding pyruvate dehydrogenase (acetyl-transferring), homodimeric type — MASGSDRNPIIIGGLPSQVPDFDPEETQEWLDSLDAAVDERGRERARYLMLRLIERAREKRVAVPEMRSTDYVNTIATKDEPFFPGNEEIERKVLNATRWNAAVMVSRAQRPGIGVGGHIATFASSASLYDVGFNHFFRGKDEGDGGDQIFFQGHASPGVYARAYLLDRLSEQQLDAFRQEKSKAPYGLSSYPHPRLMPDFWEFPTVSMGLGPLGAIYQARMNRYMQARGIADTSKSHVWAYLGDGEMDEPESLGQLSLAAREGLDNLTFVVNCNLQRLDGPVRGNGKIIQELESQFRGAGWNVIKLIWDRSWDPLLAQDRDGVLVNKMNTTPDGQFQTYATETGSYIREHFFGDDHRLRAMAEGMTDDQLLHLGRGGHDHKKVYAAYKAALEHKGQPTVILAQTVKGWTLGPNFEGRNATHQMKKLTVDDLKHFRDRLHIPIADKELEGGLPPYYHPGRNSEEIQYMHDRRKGLAGYVPTRVVRAKPLNLPDDKAYATAKKGSGQQSIATTMAFVRILKDLMRDKEIGKRIVPIAPDEYRTFGMDAFFPSAKIYNPLGQQYESVDRELLLAYKESPTGQMLHDGITEAGCTASLIAAGSAYATHGEPLIPVYVFYSMFGFQRTGDQFWQMADQLARGFVLGATAGRTTLTGEGLQHADGHSHLLASTNPGCVAYDPAYGFEIAHIVKDGLRRMYGENSEDVFYYLTVYNEPIQHPAEPEGVDVEGILKGIHRYKAAEAGSIPAQIMASGVAVPWAIEAQKMLAEEWNVKADVWSATSWNELRREAVDVERHNLLHPEEEQRVPYVTQKLSGAEGPFVAVSDWMRAVPDQISRWVPGRYNSLGADGFGFADTRGAARRFFHIDAQSIVVGVLTELAKDGKIDRSVLKQAIDRYQLLDVAAADPGAAGGDA; from the coding sequence GTGGCTTCCGGATCCGATCGCAACCCGATCATCATTGGCGGCCTGCCCAGCCAGGTCCCGGACTTTGATCCCGAAGAGACTCAGGAATGGCTCGACTCGCTTGACGCGGCGGTCGACGAGCGGGGCCGTGAGCGCGCCCGCTACCTGATGCTCCGGCTGATCGAGCGGGCGCGCGAGAAGCGCGTGGCCGTGCCCGAGATGCGCAGCACGGACTACGTGAACACGATCGCGACCAAGGACGAGCCGTTCTTCCCGGGCAACGAGGAGATCGAGCGCAAGGTCCTCAACGCCACCCGCTGGAACGCGGCCGTGATGGTCTCGCGCGCCCAGCGCCCGGGCATCGGCGTCGGCGGTCACATCGCGACGTTCGCCTCCTCCGCCTCCCTCTACGACGTGGGCTTCAACCACTTCTTCCGCGGCAAGGACGAGGGCGACGGCGGCGACCAGATCTTCTTCCAGGGCCACGCCTCCCCCGGTGTGTACGCCCGCGCCTACCTCCTGGACCGGCTGAGCGAGCAGCAGCTCGACGCCTTCCGCCAGGAGAAGTCGAAGGCGCCGTACGGTCTTTCGTCCTACCCGCACCCGCGCCTGATGCCGGACTTCTGGGAGTTCCCGACCGTCTCGATGGGCCTCGGCCCGCTCGGCGCGATCTACCAGGCCCGGATGAACCGCTACATGCAGGCGCGCGGCATCGCCGACACCTCCAAGTCGCATGTGTGGGCCTACCTCGGCGACGGCGAGATGGACGAGCCCGAGTCGCTCGGCCAGCTCTCGCTCGCCGCCCGCGAGGGCCTCGACAACCTGACCTTCGTCGTCAACTGCAACCTGCAGCGCCTCGACGGCCCCGTGCGCGGCAACGGCAAGATCATCCAGGAGCTGGAGTCGCAGTTCCGCGGCGCCGGCTGGAACGTCATCAAGCTGATCTGGGACCGCAGCTGGGACCCGCTGCTCGCCCAGGACCGCGACGGCGTGCTCGTCAACAAGATGAACACCACGCCGGACGGACAGTTCCAGACGTACGCGACCGAGACCGGCTCGTACATCCGTGAGCACTTCTTCGGCGACGACCACCGCCTGCGCGCGATGGCCGAGGGCATGACCGACGACCAGCTCCTGCACCTGGGCCGCGGCGGTCACGACCACAAGAAGGTCTACGCGGCCTACAAGGCGGCCCTGGAGCACAAGGGCCAGCCCACCGTGATCCTGGCGCAGACCGTCAAGGGCTGGACGCTCGGCCCGAACTTCGAGGGCCGCAACGCGACCCACCAGATGAAGAAGCTGACGGTCGACGACCTCAAGCACTTCCGCGACCGGCTGCACATCCCGATCGCCGACAAGGAGCTCGAGGGCGGCCTGCCCCCGTACTACCACCCGGGCCGGAACTCCGAAGAGATCCAGTACATGCACGACCGCCGCAAGGGCCTGGCCGGGTATGTGCCGACCCGTGTGGTGCGCGCGAAGCCGCTGAACCTCCCGGACGACAAGGCGTACGCCACCGCCAAGAAGGGCTCGGGCCAGCAGTCGATCGCCACCACCATGGCGTTCGTCCGCATCCTGAAGGACCTGATGCGGGACAAGGAGATCGGCAAGCGCATCGTGCCGATCGCCCCGGACGAGTACCGCACGTTCGGCATGGACGCGTTCTTCCCGAGCGCCAAGATCTACAACCCGCTGGGCCAGCAGTACGAGTCGGTGGACCGTGAACTGCTGCTCGCCTACAAGGAGTCGCCGACCGGCCAGATGCTGCACGACGGCATCACGGAGGCGGGCTGCACGGCCTCGCTGATCGCCGCGGGTTCGGCGTACGCGACGCACGGCGAGCCGCTGATCCCGGTGTACGTCTTCTACTCGATGTTCGGTTTCCAGCGCACCGGCGACCAGTTCTGGCAGATGGCCGACCAGTTGGCGCGCGGTTTCGTCCTCGGCGCGACCGCGGGACGTACGACTCTGACCGGTGAGGGTCTGCAGCACGCGGACGGCCACTCGCACCTGCTCGCCTCGACCAACCCGGGCTGTGTCGCCTACGACCCGGCGTACGGCTTCGAGATCGCGCACATCGTCAAGGACGGTCTGCGCCGGATGTACGGCGAGAACAGTGAGGACGTCTTCTACTACCTCACCGTCTACAACGAGCCGATCCAGCACCCGGCCGAGCCCGAGGGCGTCGACGTCGAGGGCATCCTCAAGGGCATCCACCGCTACAAGGCGGCCGAGGCCGGCTCGATCCCCGCGCAGATCATGGCCTCCGGTGTCGCGGTGCCGTGGGCGATCGAGGCGCAGAAGATGCTCGCCGAGGAGTGGAACGTCAAGGCCGACGTCTGGTCGGCGACGTCCTGGAACGAGCTGCGCAGGGAGGCCGTCGACGTCGAGCGGCACAACCTCCTGCACCCGGAAGAGGAGCAGCGCGTCCCGTACGTGACGCAGAAGCTGTCCGGCGCGGAGGGTCCGTTCGTGGCCGTCTCCGACTGGATGCGTGCGGTTCCCGACCAGATCTCGCGCTGGGTGCCCGGGCGTTACAACTCGCTCGGCGCGGACGGCTTCGGCTTCGCGGACACGCGTGGTGCGGCCCGCCGCTTCTTCCACATCGACGCGCAGTCGATCGTGGTGGGCGTGCTGACCGAGCTGGCCAAGGACGGCAAGATCGACCGCTCCGTCCTGAAGCAGGCCATCGACCGGTACCAGCTGCTTGATGTGGCGGCGGCCGACCCGGGCGCGGCAGGCGGCGACGCGTAA
- a CDS encoding DUF3052 domain-containing protein, protein MSATADHAETNLAVRLGFQPGKVVQEIGYDDDVDQELREAIEEVLGDDGELVDEEYDDVADAVVLWFREDDGDLTDALVDAIAYIEEGGSILLLTPKTGRDGYVEPSDIGEAATTAGLSQTKSINAGKDWSGTRLLTPKAAGKR, encoded by the coding sequence GTGAGCGCGACCGCGGACCACGCGGAAACAAACCTTGCCGTAAGGCTTGGTTTCCAGCCCGGCAAGGTGGTCCAGGAGATCGGCTACGACGACGACGTCGACCAGGAGCTCCGCGAGGCTATCGAGGAGGTCCTGGGCGATGACGGCGAGCTCGTCGACGAGGAGTACGACGATGTCGCCGATGCCGTGGTGCTCTGGTTCCGTGAGGACGATGGGGACCTGACCGATGCGCTGGTGGACGCCATCGCGTACATCGAGGAGGGCGGCTCCATCCTCCTGCTGACGCCGAAGACCGGCCGCGACGGCTACGTCGAGCCGAGCGACATCGGCGAGGCGGCGACGACCGCCGGTCTGTCTCAGACCAAGAGCATCAACGCGGGCAAGGACTGGAGCGGCACCAGGCTCCTCACGCCCAAGGCGGCCGGCAAGCGCTGA
- a CDS encoding peroxiredoxin yields the protein MALQAIDAGTKAPDFELKNQHGETVRLSDFRGEKTVVLLFYPFAFTGVCTGELCALRDELPKFVNDDVQLLAVSNDSPFTLRVFAEQEGLEYPLLSDFWPHGEASRAYGVFDEEKGCAVRGTFIIDKEGVVRWSVVNALPDARDLNEYVTALSAIAVG from the coding sequence ATGGCGCTGCAGGCGATCGATGCCGGCACCAAGGCCCCGGACTTCGAGCTGAAGAACCAGCACGGCGAGACCGTGCGGCTCTCCGACTTCCGCGGTGAGAAGACGGTGGTGCTGCTCTTCTATCCGTTCGCGTTCACCGGTGTGTGCACCGGCGAGCTGTGCGCGCTCCGTGACGAGCTGCCGAAGTTCGTCAACGACGACGTCCAGCTGCTCGCCGTGTCGAACGACTCGCCGTTCACGCTGCGCGTCTTCGCCGAGCAGGAGGGCCTCGAGTACCCGCTCCTGTCCGACTTCTGGCCGCACGGCGAGGCCTCGCGGGCCTACGGCGTCTTCGACGAGGAGAAGGGCTGCGCGGTGCGCGGCACCTTCATCATCGACAAGGAGGGCGTGGTCCGCTGGAGCGTCGTCAACGCGCTGCCTGACGCGCGCGACCTGAACGAGTACGTGACGGCGCTCAGCGCGATCGCCGTCGGCTGA
- a CDS encoding TerD family protein: MGVSLSKGGNVSLSKEAPGLTDITVGLGWDIRTTTGTDFDLDASAILTKEDGKVSSDANFVFFNNLKSPDGSVEHTGDNTTGEGEGDDEQIKVNLAGVPAEITKIVFPVSIYDAENRQQSFGQVRNAFIRVVNQAGGAEIARYDLSEDASTETAMVFGELYRHGAEWKFRAIGQGYASGLRGIAQDFGVNV; encoded by the coding sequence ATGGGAGTCAGCCTCAGCAAGGGCGGCAACGTCTCGCTGTCGAAGGAAGCCCCCGGCCTGACCGACATCACGGTCGGCCTCGGCTGGGACATCCGTACCACCACCGGTACGGACTTCGACCTGGACGCCAGCGCCATCCTGACGAAGGAGGACGGGAAGGTCAGCAGCGATGCGAACTTCGTGTTCTTCAACAACCTCAAGAGCCCGGACGGCTCGGTCGAGCACACCGGTGACAACACCACCGGTGAGGGCGAGGGCGACGACGAGCAGATCAAGGTGAACCTGGCCGGCGTACCGGCCGAGATCACCAAGATCGTGTTCCCCGTCTCCATCTACGACGCCGAGAACCGCCAGCAGTCCTTCGGCCAGGTCCGCAACGCGTTCATCCGCGTCGTGAACCAGGCGGGCGGCGCCGAGATCGCGCGCTACGACCTCTCCGAGGACGCCTCCACCGAGACCGCGATGGTCTTCGGTGAGCTCTACCGGCACGGTGCGGAGTGGAAGTTCCGCGCCATCGGCCAGGGCTACGCCTCGGGCCTGCGCGGCATCGCGCAGGACTTCGGCGTGAACGTCTGA
- a CDS encoding TerD family protein, which yields MGVTLAKGGNVSLSKAAPNLTQVLIGLGWDARSTTGAPFDLDASALLCNGGRVLGDEWFIFYNQLKSPDGSVEHTGDNLTGEGEGDDESILVDLAKVPANVEKIVFPVSIHDAENRGQSFGQVSNAFIRVVNQADGQEIARYDLSEDASTETAMIFGEVYRYNAEWKFRAVGQGYASGLRGIALDFGVNVS from the coding sequence ATGGGCGTCACGCTCGCCAAGGGAGGCAATGTCTCCCTCTCCAAGGCCGCACCCAACCTCACGCAGGTATTGATCGGGCTCGGCTGGGACGCACGCTCCACCACCGGAGCCCCCTTCGACCTCGACGCCAGCGCACTCCTGTGCAACGGCGGCCGGGTGCTCGGCGACGAGTGGTTCATCTTCTACAACCAGCTCAAGAGCCCGGACGGCTCGGTGGAGCACACCGGTGACAACCTCACCGGTGAGGGCGAGGGCGACGACGAGTCGATCCTGGTCGACCTGGCCAAGGTCCCGGCCAATGTCGAGAAGATCGTCTTCCCGGTCTCGATCCACGACGCCGAGAACCGCGGCCAGTCGTTCGGCCAGGTCAGCAACGCCTTCATCCGCGTGGTCAACCAGGCCGACGGCCAGGAGATCGCGCGCTACGACCTCTCCGAGGACGCCTCCACCGAGACCGCGATGATCTTCGGCGAGGTGTACCGCTACAACGCCGAATGGAAGTTCCGTGCCGTTGGGCAGGGGTACGCGTCGGGACTGCGCGGTATCGCTCTAGACTTCGGGGTCAACGTTTCGTAA
- a CDS encoding DUF475 domain-containing protein has translation MVLKTFGWSFAVTAIGLVAAVLYGGWTGFGIVAILSILEISLSFDNAVVNAGILKKMNAFWQKIFLTIGVIIAVFGMRLVFPVAIVSISAKLNPIDAVNLALNEKEHYKELVTDAHASIAAFGGMFLLMIFLDFIFEERDIQWLKWLERPLAKLGKVDMLSACIALLVLAITSMTFAVNAHTHTGHVDKAQTVLISGVFGLVTYMIVGGLSGYFENKLEEDEEREHEEEEEAKKAGKPRSAVAMAGKAAFFMFLYLEVLDASFSFDGVIGAFAITNDIVLMALGLGIGAMYVRSLTVYLVRQGTLDDYVYLEHGAHYAIGALAVILLVTIQYEIHEVITGSVGVLLIAWSFWSSVRRNKALAAAEGKADASDEKAEVSSGV, from the coding sequence GTGGTACTGAAAACCTTCGGCTGGTCGTTCGCGGTCACCGCGATCGGCCTGGTCGCAGCGGTGCTCTACGGGGGGTGGACCGGTTTCGGGATCGTGGCGATCCTGTCCATCCTCGAGATCTCGCTGTCCTTCGACAACGCGGTGGTCAACGCCGGGATCCTGAAGAAGATGAATGCCTTCTGGCAGAAGATCTTCCTCACCATCGGCGTGATCATCGCCGTCTTCGGTATGCGGCTGGTCTTCCCGGTGGCGATCGTCTCGATCAGCGCCAAGCTCAACCCGATCGACGCGGTGAACCTGGCGTTGAACGAGAAGGAGCACTACAAGGAGCTGGTGACCGACGCCCACGCGTCGATCGCCGCCTTCGGTGGCATGTTCCTGCTGATGATCTTCCTCGACTTCATTTTCGAGGAGCGGGACATCCAGTGGCTCAAGTGGCTCGAGCGGCCCCTGGCCAAGCTCGGCAAGGTCGACATGCTGTCGGCCTGTATCGCGCTGCTGGTGCTCGCCATCACCTCGATGACGTTCGCGGTCAACGCCCACACCCACACCGGGCATGTGGACAAGGCGCAGACGGTGCTGATCTCCGGCGTCTTCGGTCTCGTCACGTACATGATCGTCGGCGGTCTCTCCGGCTACTTCGAGAACAAGCTCGAAGAGGACGAGGAGCGCGAGCACGAGGAAGAGGAAGAGGCCAAGAAGGCCGGCAAGCCGCGCTCGGCCGTGGCCATGGCCGGTAAGGCCGCGTTCTTCATGTTCCTCTACCTCGAGGTCCTGGACGCGTCCTTCTCCTTCGACGGTGTCATCGGCGCCTTCGCCATCACCAACGACATCGTCCTGATGGCTCTCGGCCTCGGTATCGGCGCCATGTACGTCCGGTCGCTCACGGTCTACCTGGTCCGCCAGGGCACCCTGGACGACTACGTGTACCTGGAGCACGGCGCGCACTACGCGATCGGTGCGCTCGCGGTCATCCTCCTCGTCACCATCCAGTACGAGATCCACGAGGTCATCACCGGCTCGGTCGGCGTCCTCCTGATCGCCTGGTCCTTCTGGTCCTCCGTGCGCCGCAACAAGGCGCTGGCGGCCGCAGAGGGAAAAGCTGACGCCTCGGACGAGAAGGCCGAAGTCTCGTCCGGGGTGTGA
- a CDS encoding TerD family protein yields MSAWERFWRGNSAQFESGSAATNSIELTKRHPTVSLSKQGAASGNLRVNLSWQMRTSDIEGRSRQNGRLLRHPFKLFQPDVVQGHTQGVVNVDLDLGCMYELVDGAKGVVQPLGNFLGDLNGPPFVKLSGDDRFGSASGETVYINLDHREAIKRLLVFVYIYDETPAFDRTHAKVTLYPSSGPRIEIDLDERAPQARSCAVVTIENVKGELTVRREVKFVYGFQAELDRLYGWGLQWGRGYKSTAEQRR; encoded by the coding sequence ATGTCCGCATGGGAGAGGTTCTGGCGCGGGAACTCCGCGCAGTTCGAGTCCGGCAGCGCGGCGACCAACTCGATCGAGCTGACCAAGCGGCACCCGACGGTCAGCTTGAGCAAACAGGGCGCGGCCAGCGGAAATCTGCGGGTCAACCTCTCCTGGCAGATGCGGACGTCCGACATCGAGGGCCGCTCCAGGCAGAACGGCCGGCTGCTGCGGCACCCGTTCAAGCTGTTCCAGCCCGATGTGGTGCAGGGCCACACCCAGGGCGTGGTCAATGTCGACCTCGACCTGGGCTGCATGTACGAGCTGGTGGACGGCGCCAAGGGCGTGGTGCAGCCGCTCGGCAATTTCCTGGGGGACCTGAACGGGCCGCCGTTCGTGAAGCTCAGCGGCGACGACCGGTTCGGCTCGGCCTCCGGTGAGACGGTCTACATCAATCTGGACCACCGGGAAGCCATCAAACGTCTGCTGGTCTTCGTCTACATCTATGACGAGACCCCGGCGTTCGACCGTACGCACGCCAAGGTGACGCTCTACCCGAGCAGCGGCCCGCGCATCGAGATCGACCTCGACGAGCGGGCCCCGCAGGCGCGCTCCTGCGCGGTGGTGACGATCGAGAACGTCAAGGGCGAGCTGACCGTGCGCCGCGAGGTGAAGTTCGTGTACGGCTTCCAGGCCGAGCTCGACCGGCTGTACGGCTGGGGACTGCAGTGGGGCCGCGGCTACAAGTCGACCGCGGAGCAGCGGCGTTAG
- a CDS encoding TerD family protein, translating into MTHAMLKGSNVPLEATAVRAVLRWAPSSDVPDVDASALLLSAEGRVRSDEDFVFFNQPRHPSGKVWRLGKKRLAEGLTDTIQVDLAGLDPAVDKIMIVASAEERRFEHVRALRILLYDATASDAEPYAYFDVKPETGAETALICGELYRRGDGWKFRALGEGYSNGLVGLATDFGISVDESEQQEAGPAGPTPDATPAAPVPAQPDVALAPQPAYGYPQPPTQAPPAPAYGYPQPASPQPAYGYPQPASAAPAGAPAQAPDPNFRLPPQGPQFVGR; encoded by the coding sequence ATGACGCACGCGATGCTGAAGGGGTCGAACGTCCCGCTCGAAGCCACGGCCGTCCGCGCCGTGCTGCGCTGGGCCCCGAGCTCCGACGTGCCCGACGTCGACGCCTCGGCACTGCTGCTCTCGGCCGAGGGCCGGGTCCGCTCCGACGAGGACTTCGTCTTCTTCAACCAGCCACGACACCCGTCCGGCAAGGTGTGGCGCCTCGGCAAGAAGCGTCTGGCCGAGGGCCTGACCGACACCATCCAGGTGGATCTGGCGGGCCTCGACCCGGCGGTCGACAAGATCATGATCGTCGCGTCCGCGGAGGAGCGCCGCTTCGAGCACGTACGCGCACTGCGGATTTTGCTGTACGACGCCACCGCATCGGATGCGGAGCCGTACGCGTATTTCGATGTGAAGCCGGAGACGGGCGCCGAGACCGCACTGATCTGCGGCGAGCTGTACCGGCGCGGGGACGGCTGGAAGTTCCGGGCCCTGGGCGAGGGGTATTCCAACGGGTTGGTCGGCCTGGCCACCGACTTCGGGATCTCGGTGGACGAGTCCGAGCAGCAGGAGGCGGGCCCGGCGGGTCCGACCCCGGACGCCACGCCCGCGGCTCCGGTCCCGGCCCAGCCCGATGTGGCCTTGGCGCCGCAGCCCGCGTACGGCTACCCCCAGCCGCCCACTCAGGCGCCGCCGGCGCCCGCGTACGGCTACCCGCAGCCGGCCTCCCCACAGCCCGCGTACGGCTACCCCCAGCCCGCCTCGGCCGCCCCTGCCGGGGCCCCGGCGCAGGCCCCGGACCCGAACTTCCGGCTGCCTCCGCAGGGGCCGCAGTTCGTGGGCCGCTGA